In a genomic window of Sutcliffiella sp. FSL R7-0096:
- a CDS encoding o-succinylbenzoate--CoA ligase: MTALPNFLMKRAALTPDRIALEMDDRKVTFRELFRNSIQLSEKLGELGVEKGDRISIFMSNSMELVELLFALKNIGAITILHNLRLTAQELSFQVEDAASRFILVEDDKGAFLANVFDSERVIPFSRLVSLNGRPIDVVEEFDLDRTDTIMYTSGTTGSPKGVKQTYGNHFWSATGSALNLGLHENDSWLLAVPMFHISGLSILMRNVVYGMRVIIHKRFDVEAVHRDLMEKNVTIVSVVSAMLSALLEQLGTGTYPTSFRCMLVGGGPVPKSMLEECQEKAIPVYQTYGMTETSSQIVTLSPDSAISKLGSAGKPLFPCQLKIVKDGQEAAPGETGEIVVKGPNVTPGYYNREEATKDSIQDGWLYTGDLGYVDGEGFLFVVDRRSDLIISGGENVYPAEVEAVLVSHPLIKEAGVTGVHDDRWGQVPIAFVVANKTEMFDKEELRFFLKERLAGYKVPKQFYLVEALPRNASSKLLRRELLKLVPEGDGIFED, encoded by the coding sequence ATGACAGCATTGCCGAATTTTTTAATGAAACGGGCTGCTTTGACTCCGGACCGGATTGCGCTTGAAATGGATGATAGAAAAGTTACGTTTAGGGAGCTTTTCAGGAATTCGATTCAGCTTTCGGAAAAGCTAGGAGAACTGGGAGTGGAAAAAGGCGATCGGATTTCTATTTTTATGAGTAATAGCATGGAACTCGTTGAATTGCTCTTTGCCCTAAAGAATATTGGGGCGATTACCATTTTACATAACCTGCGATTAACAGCGCAGGAACTATCATTTCAAGTGGAGGATGCGGCTTCGCGTTTTATTTTGGTGGAAGACGATAAAGGGGCTTTCTTAGCCAATGTTTTTGATTCGGAGAGGGTTATTCCGTTTAGCAGGTTGGTTTCTCTGAATGGACGACCTATTGACGTGGTGGAAGAGTTTGATCTTGATAGAACGGATACGATCATGTATACAAGTGGGACGACAGGTTCCCCAAAGGGCGTTAAACAGACATATGGGAATCATTTCTGGAGTGCTACCGGGTCTGCGCTTAATTTGGGCCTTCATGAGAATGACAGCTGGTTGTTGGCCGTTCCGATGTTTCATATCAGTGGCTTGTCCATATTGATGAGAAATGTGGTATATGGTATGAGGGTCATCATCCATAAGCGTTTTGATGTGGAAGCGGTCCATCGAGATTTAATGGAGAAGAATGTAACGATTGTATCTGTGGTAAGTGCGATGCTAAGTGCTCTATTAGAGCAGCTTGGAACTGGCACCTATCCTACTTCTTTCCGTTGCATGCTTGTGGGAGGGGGGCCGGTGCCCAAATCGATGCTTGAAGAGTGTCAAGAAAAAGCTATCCCTGTGTATCAGACATATGGTATGACAGAAACATCCTCCCAGATTGTCACACTCTCTCCCGACTCTGCTATATCCAAATTGGGATCAGCGGGTAAACCATTGTTTCCTTGCCAATTAAAGATAGTAAAAGACGGGCAAGAGGCTGCTCCAGGTGAGACGGGTGAGATTGTTGTAAAAGGACCGAATGTGACTCCGGGATACTACAACCGGGAGGAGGCCACAAAGGATTCGATTCAGGATGGTTGGTTATATACCGGAGACCTGGGGTATGTGGATGGTGAAGGATTTTTGTTTGTAGTGGATCGGCGGAGTGATTTGATTATATCAGGCGGGGAAAATGTGTATCCTGCTGAAGTAGAAGCGGTTCTTGTTTCTCATCCTTTGATAAAAGAAGCAGGGGTGACAGGGGTACATGACGATCGCTGGGGACAGGTTCCTATAGCGTTTGTTGTGGCCAACAAGACCGAGATGTTTGATAAAGAAGAACTGCGATTTTTCCTGAAGGAGCGCCTTGCAGGCTATAAAGTGCCAAAGCAGTTTTATTTGGTGGAGGCCCTGCCGAGGAATGCTTCAAGTAAACTGCTGCGCAGAGAGCTTTTGAAGTTGGTGCCGGAGGGAGATGGCATCTTTGAGGATTGA
- the menB gene encoding 1,4-dihydroxy-2-naphthoyl-CoA synthase yields the protein MAREWIAGPKQFEDILYETYNGIAKITINRPEVHNAFRPKTVMELIEAFAYARDDSSVGVIILTGAGDKAFCSGGDQKVRGHGGYVGEDEIPRLNVLDLQRLIRVTPKPVVAMVAGWAIGGGHVLHVVCDLTIAADNARFGQTGPKVGSFDAGYGSGYLARIVGHKKAREIWYLCRQYDAKEALDMGLVNTVVPLERLEDETVQWCEEMLENSPTALRFLKAAMNADTDGLAGIQQFAGDATLLYYTTEEAKEGRDAFKEKRKPDFGQFPRFP from the coding sequence ATGGCAAGAGAATGGATAGCAGGTCCAAAACAGTTTGAAGACATTTTATATGAAACATATAACGGGATTGCAAAAATTACAATCAACCGTCCGGAAGTACATAACGCATTCCGTCCGAAAACGGTAATGGAATTAATTGAGGCTTTTGCGTATGCACGCGACGACTCTAGTGTTGGAGTAATCATTTTAACTGGTGCTGGGGACAAAGCGTTTTGTTCCGGTGGAGACCAAAAGGTTCGCGGACATGGTGGATATGTTGGGGAGGATGAAATCCCTCGCTTGAACGTCCTTGATCTACAACGTCTCATTCGTGTAACTCCTAAGCCAGTAGTGGCAATGGTTGCAGGATGGGCAATTGGTGGAGGTCATGTATTGCATGTAGTGTGTGACTTGACTATCGCTGCTGACAATGCACGATTCGGACAAACTGGACCAAAAGTGGGCAGCTTTGATGCTGGTTACGGCTCTGGTTACCTTGCCCGTATCGTTGGGCATAAGAAAGCTCGTGAAATCTGGTACCTATGCCGTCAATACGATGCTAAAGAAGCACTGGACATGGGTCTTGTGAACACGGTTGTTCCTTTGGAGCGCTTGGAAGATGAAACTGTACAATGGTGTGAAGAAATGCTCGAGAACAGCCCGACAGCTCTTCGTTTCCTAAAAGCTGCAATGAATGCCGACACAGATGGATTGGCAGGAATCCAACAGTTTGCTGGAGATGCAACATTATTGTACTATACGACGGAAGAAGCAAAAGAAGGTCGTGATGCATTCAAAGAAAAGAGAAAGCCGGACTTTGGACAGTTCCCGCGTTTCCCTTAA
- the menH gene encoding 2-succinyl-6-hydroxy-2,4-cyclohexadiene-1-carboxylate synthase, which translates to MEINGVTYHVDLIGDGEHHVLMLHGFTGRGTSFKEMIAGFPCSDSFTFILIDQLGHGKTEIPMDPKRYSIENATADLKEIIDKLGISSVSLYGYSMGGRLALSFSISYPALVRKLVLESASPGLKTKEERWERQQADERLADEIQGEGLQSFVEFWTNIPLFKSQKALPENKQKAIYEQRMDNSSIGLANSLRGMGTGIQPSYWEHLTQMEFPVLLAAGERDEKFVSIAQEMNKRIKKSHFIKISEAGHAIHVEVPRKFGKIVSEFLSN; encoded by the coding sequence ATGGAAATTAACGGGGTAACCTATCATGTCGACCTCATAGGTGATGGCGAACATCATGTACTTATGTTGCATGGATTTACGGGAAGAGGAACCAGCTTCAAAGAAATGATTGCTGGATTTCCTTGTTCGGATTCCTTCACTTTTATATTGATAGATCAACTAGGGCATGGGAAAACAGAGATACCAATGGATCCAAAACGGTATAGCATAGAAAATGCAACGGCTGATTTAAAAGAAATAATTGATAAATTAGGTATTTCAAGTGTATCTCTATATGGGTACTCCATGGGAGGGCGCTTGGCTCTTTCCTTTTCGATTTCTTATCCAGCACTAGTAAGGAAACTAGTGCTGGAGAGTGCATCGCCAGGACTGAAAACGAAAGAGGAACGTTGGGAAAGGCAACAGGCAGATGAGAGACTTGCTGATGAAATTCAAGGGGAAGGGCTTCAATCTTTTGTGGAATTTTGGACAAACATTCCCCTGTTTAAGTCCCAAAAAGCGCTTCCTGAAAATAAACAGAAGGCAATTTATGAGCAAAGAATGGATAATTCATCTATTGGTCTTGCCAATAGCCTTCGCGGGATGGGTACTGGGATTCAGCCATCCTATTGGGAGCACCTTACACAGATGGAGTTTCCGGTCCTTTTAGCAGCTGGTGAGCGGGATGAGAAATTTGTCTCGATTGCTCAGGAAATGAATAAAAGGATAAAAAAATCGCATTTTATAAAAATAAGTGAAGCAGGACATGCAATTCATGTGGAAGTACCGCGAAAGTTTGGTAAAATAGTAAGTGAGTTTTTGTCGAACTAA
- the menD gene encoding 2-succinyl-5-enolpyruvyl-6-hydroxy-3-cyclohexene-1-carboxylic-acid synthase, whose amino-acid sequence MNATNDMTYYLAAFVDELVKSGLENVIISPGSRSTPIALLMAEHPDLSVTVLIDERSAAFYALGLAKTSNKPVAILCTSGTAATNYYPAIVEAFQSKLPLIVLTADRPHELRDVGAPQAIDQLKMYGNYVKWFVEMSLPQDTIGMVRYARNMAARAAGTSLSAPGGPVHLNFPLREPLIPDLEAVDLWTKYKKNSDSIVEVNIGNYSISDEKASYFAKLLNERKNGVIVCGEMPQSKAEAFTKAITELSEALQYPIFADPLSGLRTGSHSKDSIIEGYDAFLRPEEVKEKLQPEVIIRFGAMPVSKSLMQYISKASNAIHIVVDGDGGWRDPTLQANYMVHAEETHFCERVAAQLKPRVTSEWLGSIRTLNDKTKMVLSVEKEDSMFEGRVITELQEILPDSSATFVGNSMPIRDVDTFLHCNDKKLTVLANRGANGIDGVVSTALAASTFYDNFVLVIGDLSFYHDMNGLLAAKLQKLNVTIVLINNNGGGIFSFLPQSKVEQHFEALFGTPTHMDYEHAVKLYDGKYTLASNWHDFKSALVDSLNSDGLKVIEVPTNREENEALHRKLWKNVSQEIILSMETKFDGN is encoded by the coding sequence ATGAATGCAACAAACGACATGACCTATTATCTTGCAGCATTTGTAGACGAATTAGTAAAAAGCGGGTTGGAAAATGTGATCATCAGCCCTGGATCCCGCTCCACCCCTATCGCTCTTTTAATGGCAGAACATCCAGACCTGAGTGTTACAGTATTGATCGACGAACGATCGGCGGCATTTTATGCACTCGGTTTGGCGAAAACGAGCAACAAGCCCGTGGCCATCCTTTGCACATCTGGAACTGCAGCTACTAATTACTATCCGGCTATTGTGGAAGCATTTCAATCAAAGTTACCTTTGATTGTTCTGACAGCTGACCGGCCTCATGAGCTCCGGGATGTGGGGGCTCCTCAGGCTATTGATCAATTGAAAATGTACGGGAATTATGTGAAATGGTTTGTGGAAATGTCCCTTCCTCAAGATACAATTGGGATGGTCCGCTATGCCCGTAACATGGCTGCACGGGCAGCTGGAACTTCCCTGAGTGCTCCAGGTGGACCAGTTCATCTTAACTTTCCACTCCGCGAGCCATTAATCCCTGATTTAGAAGCGGTGGATTTATGGACAAAATACAAGAAAAATAGCGATTCCATCGTGGAAGTCAATATTGGCAACTATTCAATTTCCGATGAGAAAGCTTCTTATTTTGCAAAACTATTGAATGAACGGAAAAATGGAGTCATTGTCTGTGGGGAAATGCCGCAATCAAAGGCGGAAGCTTTTACAAAAGCGATTACTGAGTTATCGGAAGCCCTTCAGTATCCTATTTTCGCAGATCCTTTATCAGGATTGAGGACAGGAAGCCATTCCAAGGATTCAATCATAGAAGGATATGATGCCTTTCTTCGTCCGGAAGAAGTGAAAGAAAAGCTGCAACCGGAAGTGATTATTCGATTCGGTGCGATGCCGGTGTCCAAATCTTTGATGCAATACATAAGCAAAGCCAGCAACGCTATTCACATTGTGGTGGACGGGGATGGTGGTTGGAGAGATCCGACACTTCAAGCAAACTATATGGTACATGCTGAAGAAACTCATTTCTGTGAGAGGGTGGCAGCCCAGCTTAAACCTCGTGTAACTAGTGAGTGGCTGGGTTCTATCCGAACGTTGAATGATAAAACCAAAATGGTCCTGTCAGTGGAGAAAGAGGATAGCATGTTTGAGGGTAGAGTCATAACAGAACTTCAAGAGATACTTCCTGACAGTTCAGCTACTTTTGTAGGAAACAGCATGCCGATACGAGATGTGGATACCTTCTTGCATTGCAATGATAAAAAACTGACGGTGCTTGCGAATAGAGGAGCCAATGGGATTGATGGTGTAGTATCGACCGCACTTGCGGCAAGTACTTTCTATGATAATTTCGTACTGGTCATTGGTGATTTGTCTTTCTATCATGATATGAATGGATTGCTTGCTGCCAAGTTGCAAAAGTTAAACGTAACCATTGTCTTGATCAATAACAATGGTGGGGGCATCTTTTCTTTCCTTCCACAGTCCAAAGTAGAGCAACATTTTGAAGCCTTGTTTGGGACGCCGACACATATGGATTATGAGCATGCTGTGAAGCTGTATGATGGGAAATACACACTTGCATCTAATTGGCATGACTTTAAGAGTGCGCTTGTTGATTCATTAAACAGTGATGGATTGAAAGTAATTGAAGTACCAACAAATCGGGAAGAAAACGAAGCACTCCATCGGAAATTGTGGAAAAATGTTTCCCAGGAAATTATTTTGTCGATGGAGACGAAATTCGATGGAAATTAA